In Lactuca sativa cultivar Salinas chromosome 5, Lsat_Salinas_v11, whole genome shotgun sequence, the DNA window atggaagtgggagtggatcactatggacttcataaccaagttgcccaagacgacgggtggacttgattccatatgggtcattgtcgatagactgaccaagtctgcacacttcctgccgatcaaagaaacagacaagatggagaaacttaccagaacttacattatggAGATTGTAAgcctgcacggtgttcctttatctatcatctcgaaccgagatagtagattcacttcgaggttctggcagtcattacaaagttccctaggaactaggctggacatgagtacagcctaccacccacagaccgatgagcaaagtgagagaactatccaaaccttagaagatatgttgtatgcctgtgtgattgactttggaaaagcttgggatacccatttgcccctcgttgagttttcctacaacaacagttatcacacgagcataaaggcagctccattcgaggccctttatggccgaaagtgcagatcccctctatgctgggctgaggtgggtgatacccagttagctaagggacgagttctcGAAAGAACTCTCATGGGTCTGGAgttcattcgggaaacgacagagaagatcattcaaattcgtgaacgatagaaagcctctagagaccgacagaaaagctacgctgacaagcgaaggaaaccgttggaattccaggtgggcgatcgagtcctactgaagttctcaccctggaaggccttgacacgctttggaaagcgtgggaagctcaatccaagatacatagggcctttcgagattctcgcgagaatcggccctgtagcttacaaactcaatctaccgcacgaactcagtaatgtacatcctaccttccacgtctcgaacttgaaaaagtgtctatccgaaaagactcttgttattccactcgaagagatcgagatcaacgagagcctcaacttcatggaggaaccagtagagatcatggaccgagagctcaagaaaacaaagcagagtcgtatcctgatagtgaaggtgcgctggaacgcaaagcgtgcacctgaattcacttgggaatgagaggatcagatgaaactgaaataccctcaccttttcccttagttatttgtaacttcttaattgcttaaattctaatttcagggaGAAATtctttctaacggggggatgatgtgacaacccaaaatttccattctgtacaaactatatcacttccatagaagttatagcagtcacagttaattttcagactttttcgcataagtttgagtaattcaggatttacacttcaggagatatcaagagagtggatgcactagggtttagtgcaacacggttattccaacactctgttatatgagaaatcatttctgaaataaaaatattttctgccaaaaatatctgaggactataaatagaattatgaactaaattcattcattattcgcatttccaactagagaaaagccattttctctctcatggatcttcgggtttttatatcaaaacgtgagtaactctttctagtagtgttataaagcttattatgtgtttataacatgatttagatggctaaatcactagatttaggagtttactccccaaggtgttcttgagcggtaaactcccgaaacaatacCTATACCTTCCCTTATGATATGATACTACCTTGGAAACATATAGAAGTGTATTTAGGACAtgaaaacaaccaagaatcaccaagttttgggtgttcacggcccaagaagatcttggaccgtgaactccaaaatcatggacaaaagggtgcttttaaggcacctaaagccttggacatttactaggaattgttcccacttaaatcaaggaccaaaacacatcataaacacccctcaaagtgagttcacggccctaataaggttcttgggccgtgaacatcaaagaagggcaccaaattgtgcctaaggccttcatatgcttgggatAAAAGTCTAAGACCTATAACACATGTGTAAGggacttgaaagcaacaaaaacaccattccaagggagtttacggccgtaaactccaaaggaaatggccttggggccgtaaactcctctaaggagtgtttctaggcctcaAACCCCTCCaaggatttaaccaccaagttggaataattctacgaatcatttagaacttcaaaacagaaaataccatcatgtttgggagtttacggccgtaaactcaagagtttacaaccgtaaactccatgtgtgaggatatatggagagtaaactcatatatggggtccttttgaaccctaaacccaagtaccttgtcccacaatagcttagatgcaatccttagggcttaaaacacttatataaagtgtttattatgttctaggatgtcttaacattttcaattagtaatttaagactaattgagtgcatatatgtgtgattatatcttcattaggatcgtagtgtgtgtacaagtcctcacttgacacctaacaatcctacaccatcCAGTTCTTCCCAACCACCATcgacatgtgagttcatacccctaatcaatgtttaaatgattttaaatgctttaatgggggggggggggaatacaagtagaaaacagcatgttattaaatcatctatatgtattttcattcaacagatttcacatactacaaaatgtgatgcatgaaatggttttctagctttaaaatactttgttatcaaatgtattacttttgaaatgtttataaaaatgacatcaagtcacttttatatttgttcaaaatccttaaatgtcttacaaaaaccattttacattcttgaactaaactatgcatatacacttatattcttatatatgtattgatgttatagtttacaactttcatttagtttctcacacccttgagtagtaagagtgtataaacctacttgaacaaccaattaccttttagtaaattatcatagggataatttgaagatatcaaacattattcctagtacaaggaatcacacaagagttagttcattcatgagtctataccattacattacctgatacatgagtacatttacatatgattacatgatacatgagtacgtttacatatgcttacatgatacatgaatacgcttacatgaacacattacatgagtaccttgacgtagatacatttacctgcgtatattaacatgaatacttgtatctcgaattgcgatgatgatttattagtaccttctgtgtaaatcttcctgcctatccctagttgtcacacccccaaaccagaacggcggaaacgttcggggcggaggacatcatattcaatatcataacagttcatagaaaggaaagtacacaccaccatacatatataaaggttttaaaaatgtttacatcattgtattcattacatgctcaaaagataaatgcataaacatctttcaaaagaagtaattaatgccagcgcgttaatccccaaaagatgatttccaaacctgcttagcggttccctgagaatacaagttatttcaaagagaaagtgtcaacaattaagttggtgagatcataagtggtttagaaagtttgtatgccattccaaattgagtgtatgttttccaagaaaatcccttatttccttataaaagtgtgaaatgcatgagaatatatgtattgaataatatagatagatgaatcaagaaaatcccttattttcctattagttgtttgttttgtatacagggaaaatcccatattttactcaagtaatagttagcctaatgtcctAGACTAAaaaaaaccgaaagcaaaagacatgctttagatggttgaagcatagatttaaataataaaacctattagaagatttcagtttgttagatgaagaatagttttaataactactcattcatcaatcataagtactataataattgtatatccgatgagttttataaccatactaaacataatatgcctgtagcgacgttcttcaggcgtcgtagcgatatgacaaactgtcaccccaaaggacgaactgtagctaacagtcagggcgcgggatcatgacttcccgtatagatctatacacatttgacacgttctccgaacgagagactctggttatagacaggacttgtagcgataccttctagcaaaaaggcagtatttgaagatgtacttgtctcacggattctcaactaagtctgtattaaagtaatagttttgtatgcaaagatcatcctttctcacaaagttttgacaatgcataaatcataagtttttaaaatgtattaaaacgatttaacaacgaaggatactttggaattactaaatactttgtataaatctagtgcatgcaaagtatgacaagagttttcacatagtagtaataaatcacaagtgattcatttgataaaaacgagtaaagtgaaattttatgaaatacacgataataaccgtatgtttacttgtacttcccccctaaaagagtataaaaagcatttaaaacgtatttaaagtgtgtttgtaggggtatgaactcacctgaaggtttgaagaaagcgagatggaaaccgggcagaatttcgtctcgggaaacggatttttctcgggattctcaggaatctcgggagtaaaaacgatctTCAGGACTTGGGCAAAAAGAcaagggcttcgggttagcacgggcacggaaaacgaggcaaaacacaagagaaacgagaggaaatgagcaagttttcccggaaccctcgcatcccttttataggggctgagaggcctcagtacgcggggcgtacccgtgcgtcatgcatgaccgagtcctcgactgccccggagttcggatgggacggggcgtagctcgcatagggggcgacgtggacgaaccgaggcccttgatttgagtacgcggggcgtacgagggtacgcagggcgtaccttggtccaatctgctgactcctcttcggatattaccaagagtttataattaaatttatatttattttaaataaacttctaaaattcatatctccttcatacgaactccgttttcgacgttatttatatccacgcgtaggtgagactaagatctacaacttttgtttagattccgtcgacaaattccgaaattatttttattatttatttttaaaaggtcggggtaagaaaattcgttaataattcataactttttcatacgatgtccgttttgggcgttctttttatgtacatttgcagtttaatgatatctatgactttcatttagacacctaaggtcaaaaagtattttattgaaactttgcgtttttacgtaacttcgtattgccggtttttgtcggaaaacttagaatggtcataacttcttcgttataactcggattttagtgttctttatatgcttggaaaccttaagacgatatctactacatagcatACTCCAAACAGAGattttgaatacttcatttttcgatgatattctaattactttttcaaagaggttacaagactcgattttcagtgacctgaaatgacgggttgttacactAGTAACTCGGAATATCTAGACAGGAccttatccctagtacctcgggatatctagacgggaccctatcccgagtacctcgggatatatggacgggactaaccattccggaacccatctgttagcaacagtgggtgatgaacatctacggatgtctaaggttatcacttataatagatagattgatatcggaactaaccattcctccgtcctgctgttgcaacagaggatgaaatgaaaatcttcggatgatcattaggttaccacttatattaggattcggctacgggactaacccttcctcaaACCTGCTGCTGcaacagaggacaattggaccatcttcggaggttcattaggttatatatgtcgtgttagccctagtacctcgggataacatttacatacgtcgtgttagccctagtacctcgggataacacttactttGGTATATTTTccaatttactttattttgtgatatattcacataaacgatgagttagactaattactgtttgtagtagtcgaaaagaaggaaaaactatcattttacttacaaaacattcgggtcttggtagaagactacattatcataacaaaacatttgggtcttggtagaagactacatctcaaactaatagaaaataagggattttctagggcttttcatacttacatcaacattttcatttaaaggtttacatgacttttaaaacaacttttagtaagcaagacaatgacacttaaatacttatgaattcactagctttaaagctgatactctctttcaaaataacttgtattctcagggcatcagtagacaggtacggttgccaggttttgagaagacggagcagacaagtctcgtcttttattttgattatatatttttggtgtcttattacaatgaaagaacacatgtattaaaactttacttataatgcaatggatgatgttgttgcttgtttactattttacactattgtgatactgtacatgacgtcctccacccctgaacgtttccgccgttcgtggttttggggtgtgacaaccatttcctccatgagtttacggccgtaaactcatcgaAGGAGTGGGTTTGAGTGCTTAAAGGGTTCATACACTACTAGGGGTAGTTATAGGGCTTAATCTGAGGCttaaggggtgtttagggttaaaggagggtactcccttggagtttgcggtcctaggaccactccttggaagtttacgaccgtaaaccccatggtttacggtagtaaactcttggacaACCCTTAAACTTCGTTTCTGAGGTCCTTTGCTCATTCCTAACAATTTCTaagtgaaggtataaggccaaAATGGGGTTTAAGGCTTGATTTGCAAGAGttgagggagtttatggcctgagaatgttcttgggccataaaccctctttcaagccacTAAACTTGGTGTTTAATGTCTAAAATACTTCAAGGCTAAGTTCTAAACTAATTTCTAAGCCTAAGGTGGAGATTTGATTCATATTTGGCTcacttttaggggtttacggcctaagagtgttcttaggctgtaaactccttattcttggccttcttggatgattttcaaGCCATATCAACAAGCAATGAtttttagaacaagctaggaagAGAGAACTTACGATTTGGAGCGGAAACTTGCGGGCTTTTATTTTGGAGAAAATCAGCGTTGAGGAGAGAGAGTGTGTCTAGTGTGGTAAAAGGTGCAAAAGaatgtccactcacccttatatagggcttgagtgttgtacccggtatataactacccgatacttatgttaaACGAGGTGTAAagttttacccgattaaatggtcgtaacccgGCTTATGTTGTAAACTAGATTTTTCCCAAACAAAATTTAAGATATTACACGTGTTTTGTTTATTTCCataaatatgaatataaaataaaacattattttgtTTGTTTAACCCCAAAAATTTATTGGAATAATAAtactaaaaattattttattagcgGAAAGTCGGTTTACAACGATGGaataaatttcgagttgtcacaatcTTGTTGAGATCACTTGGCTTTCCAATGGGCTTTACGGTTGGTTTCTTCCTCAAAACATTTGCCACTTCCTGATCCATCTTAGCAACTTCATGGATATAGGAAGCCACATTCTTTTAATGTAATCAAGGATCAGCTCATATTGTTCTTGACTAGTGAGCAGAATGTTGAACAGCAGAATCCAGTCGTGTGGGTTTAGATTTGGAAGATCAGCCAACAAAATCATATGCATTGATTCATCAGAACCTCGGGTTACCCTAAACTTCACATTAATGAATTTCCCAACAATAGTTGGTTTAAATACCTTGACCGATGttatcttctgagcactccatgtcaAGTATCGAGGCTGAGCAAATTCAAGATAATAATAACCTAAATCTTAATCAACCTTCGGGTAAGGAGAAGGGACTTCAACTGTAGGATCAAAACAATGGAACACAAATGCCCTAAAAGTGATGGGCATGTCAAACTGCGAGTCCCTCGTAGTCACAATCAAACGACGCAACCGATTCCATCCAGTGGATGCTAGGAGACTCAATTGCTTCTTTTATTAGTCTTTCCCTAGTCCAGGTGGGAAAGAGAGCCTGTTTTCAAACCATAGCATCATGAGCTTCATTTTGTTttcactctttctcttcttccgcTCTAGCGATTCTCAATTTTTCATCAATTTCATTATCCCTTTTCTTCCTCTTTAACGCCTCAGCAATCTTctcttcctcatcatcatcatcatcatcattcacAACATCCTTCAATTTTTCACGACCAGAACCCGAAGCTACATTAACCTTCGGTTCGGTTTGGATAATGATTTTCGATAGAGTTGGAGGATTTTGAGCTTCTCCCCTTGTTACGGATCGACCACCGGCTCCGTAGCACCCTGAATCTGACTCAACATCTGAATAGCAGCAAGAATTTTGGCAGTTAAATGATTCCAGATAGTAAGGGTGAGCACAGGATCATGAGTATTCACAAGATTTCTTAGAATTGAAAGAACATCCCCAACACAACTCTTAAGAACTGCCCGCTCAGTCTTAAGTGATGCAGTCTCCTTTTGAGCTTGAGCAAGATGGGCATATTGGACTTCAAGTTGTGTAGTCTTTTGAGCAACTTCATCCTTAATCTTGTTATCAATGGCCAAGTCAGCCTAAAGTTTCTCAAGGCAAGAGTTGACTGAGGTGAGAAGAGAATTGTGATCTGCTTGAAGTTCAGAATGAACAAAATCAAATCTGAGTTTCTATTCATGAAGTGACTTGGAGAGGTTATCAATAGAGGCATTAACTTTTGCTACATTGGAATCAACATGGCCCTTGAACGAGTCCAGAAAAATATCCGATTTTGAACAAGTTCTGTCACTTTTGATGTCGCTTTCTTGCAAGTAAATGTGGAGGTTTTTACTGCATTGGTTGATTTGTCGATAGAGGAGGTATATTGCTGAAGACCAGTATCAAGAAAAGCCTTCAACATCACATCAGAGTAAGTGGATTGGGAAGCAAGCAATTTATCAAGTTTTTCATGAAGACTCTATAAATGTTGACTTGTCACTGGAGCTTCATCGTTGTCTTCACTGGGAAGTCGATAAGGAATGTAATAATTGGAGTCAAATTCAAAGTTTTCACCTCCCAGAATAGGCTCAGAATCCATTGAAGAAGTTGGTGAGGGAGGTTTAGTGGTAACAGGGGTTGAAATATTAATGGTAtatgcccccgtatcagatacgttgacactcACCGAAGGTCCAGTTgtagtggttgttgttgttgtggcttGAGAAAAGACTAGAGGTGGTAGCGGAGTAGTAGTAATTGGTTGAGAAGTGAAAGGCGGTGGAATTGGAGCAACTGAGATTGGTACTGTGGTTTCTtttggagaaggaggaggagtagGAACATCATGTTGTACCTGAGGAGTTGGAGATCGAGGAAGAGTGTTTCCCCTTGGTGAGCCTTCATGTTgaacctcttcttcttcctcagcagATTGCTTTTCTTCATTGGAATCAGTAGGCGAAGGTACCTTCGGTCGCTTGAACATCTTCTTTAGCTTTTTCTTTTTGGGAGCCGAAGGTGCAGCTTTATCAGCCTTACGCTTTTTACGAGATGAGGGACCTTCGGTATCGGTTTTCTTAGATTCGGGTTTCTTCCCCCTCTTAGCTGGTTTATCAACATCATCCAAAGCACTCTGCATCTCAGGAGTGAGTTGGCGTGGACCCGAAGGTGTCAACTTCTTGTAATCAGCCATGACTTTGCTTTCACTTGAGACACAATGGCTCATCGATTCAGGAATAGAACCGACATACATAAATTTTGTTCGACCATAGAAAATGATTTTCGTTGTGTGAAACGTAGCAACAGAAGACAAAAGAGCATCCGGTATGactggaatttgaaaagtctcaatggCCCTGCGGGTGACTATCGTCCAGAAACGACCGATGATATCTTAGAATGTTTAGATGAGGAGTGGACGCTCTGCACCAGCTGTGACCAGATTAAAGATCCATAATCCAAATGGATTCCATTGTAGAgaccataaagaatggtcatGAAACCTTTACTCGCCCCATCATATCCTGCAACCCTTTCTGCTAACCCCTTGTAGATCAGTGTAAACAGACCATTCCATTGTGGAGGTAAACAGTTCTTGAATTTCATCACCGTAGTAAGAACGTCTGTGTATCCCATCTCATAGAACATAAAAACAGTTGAGATATTGTGATAAAATCCGGAGAGATTACAGAAGCATCAGTAGCAAGCCCTAGAAAGGAACAAAAGCGTGTATTGGATACAGAGGTTTTGTGATTAAAGATATCAAAGAAGATCCATTCTTTGTTTTTGCCGTATGAAGCCGTCGAATAGACCTGAGAAAGAAGGGACATAGGTACTGACTCGACCTGCATGAGAGCAATCACCAATGGAGAATATTTGAGACATTTTACCATGTGAAGCATATACGAATCATAAACAAAAGGGTTCAGTTGAATAATCAGATTCTGATTAGGTTTAATCGAAATCAAAGTTGATGAAGCTATTTATTCTTGAAgagaggatgattctgccattgttgcaatgaagaagaagatgaacaattGTATTCGAGAAAGAGGTTGAAGAAGGTGAGGAGGTACAATATGTGTAAGAACCCCCTTTTATACCGTTTCCTGTAGAGAGAAAGGATCCAATGTGGTGATGATACGATCTCTGAAACGGAGCCTGAAAAAGCGCAATTTGACAGCTTGGAATTCCTAGATTTATGTCAGCAGGCGTGTGTATAGGAAacatttcaaattcacgcgcccaaaTCTTATCCCATGTGGAGTTCTTATCTGATTACCGTCTCCTCAATGCCTCAAAATTAAGTACAACCAGCTACAAATGAGACTCAGTCATTCTCTTCATATTAAACAATCTTCGCTCCTCCATAAGAAAGTAAACCACCTTGGCTTTTAGAACCGAAAACACAAATCTGAAAAGTGCCATTAGTAACACAAACAAGAGtttggaaaatcataaagatcttcATGCAAGAGTGTGGcatagaaaaagaaataaaacaatacATGTGTGGGATATAAGTGATGCCTTTGAAGACATGAAACGAATgatcctgggcacgaatctcttccttcaaagtcaagagagactgagaagtgtctgtgtggtttcccgtgaaaTATGATCAAatgtttgttaagaaacattgaaagccATCTCTTCATGTAAAGGCCTCAGTGGGTGGGTAATCTTCAACCGAACTTTGATACTTAAAATAAGACCGAAAGTAGGATGAAGTACTCGTGAGACCGATGTGgcttgttgaacaagtaggtttgataaAATATAAAGTGACTAGCTGATTatgagaaatctcaaaaacaaaaatgaaactgGATCTTATGGGAACAAACGTCTTAgtttagacaatttcataaagaccactcaaaaaataaaaagagatttctacAAGGTAACAAGTAATAGCTTGAACATTTTAgcgttcaccgtcaattcattcaaggttttggattt includes these proteins:
- the LOC111880168 gene encoding flocculation protein FLO11-like yields the protein MADYKKLTPSGPRQLTPEMQSALDDVDKPAKRGKKPESKKTDTEGPSSRKKRKADKAAPSAPKKKKLKKMFKRPKVPSPTDSNEEKQSAEEEEEVQHEGSPRGNTLPRSPTPQVQHDVPTPPPSPKETTVPISVAPIPPPFTSQPITTTPLPPLVFSQATTTTTTTTGPSVSVNVSDTGAYTINISTPVTTKPPSPTSSMDSEPILGGENFEFDSNYYIPYRLPSEDNDEAPVTNVESDSGCYGAGGRSVTRGEAQNPPTLSKIIIQTEPKVNVASGSGREKLKDVVNDDDDDDEEEKIAEALKRKKRDNEIDEKLRIARAEEEKE